A portion of the Chloroflexota bacterium genome contains these proteins:
- a CDS encoding membrane dipeptidase, with protein MARSDALTLAAQVGRVPSMRVPLDREQELRFERLLDGLLMLDMHQHVQVLTEPIDDLFAYFRSREYAWGYEAARAGGWSTVATANGLSTMGFTEDLSLVDFSDLVTEIALMLADLAHHPDEVVKVASAEDILAAQQRGVVGFLPTVEHLAMGAHLHHIDVLFGLGVRLAGLTYARKTYVGDGQTERADGGLSELGMLAVRRMNELGMIVDLSHAGQRTALEAIEHSQAPVIFSHNAARAVWPTQRTRDDAELVACAERGGLVCVTAVPNSLSSAPDQDISCVLDQYDYLVKRLGVEHVGIGTDTLIGDHVGFHRQALYRGATDRPFPAPYLNGLESPADGANIVRGLIARGYDDPQIRKIAGQNALDLLRRVAG; from the coding sequence ATGGCCCGGAGCGACGCTCTCACCCTGGCGGCACAGGTCGGCCGGGTGCCCTCGATGCGCGTCCCGCTGGATCGCGAGCAGGAGCTGCGCTTCGAACGGCTGCTGGACGGCCTCCTCATGCTCGACATGCATCAGCACGTCCAGGTGCTGACCGAGCCGATTGACGACCTGTTCGCGTACTTCCGCAGCCGCGAGTACGCCTGGGGCTACGAGGCGGCCCGAGCCGGCGGCTGGTCTACCGTCGCCACGGCCAACGGCCTCAGCACGATGGGGTTCACCGAAGACCTCTCGCTGGTCGACTTCTCGGACCTCGTCACCGAGATCGCGCTGATGCTCGCGGACCTGGCCCACCACCCTGACGAGGTCGTCAAGGTCGCCAGCGCGGAGGACATCCTCGCGGCCCAGCAGCGCGGGGTGGTCGGGTTCCTCCCGACCGTCGAGCACCTGGCGATGGGCGCGCACCTGCACCACATCGACGTGCTCTTCGGGCTGGGCGTCCGGCTGGCGGGCCTGACCTACGCCCGCAAGACCTACGTCGGCGACGGGCAGACCGAGCGCGCCGACGGCGGCCTCAGCGAGCTGGGCATGCTCGCCGTCCGGCGCATGAACGAGCTTGGCATGATCGTCGATCTCTCACACGCCGGGCAGCGGACGGCCCTTGAAGCCATCGAGCACTCGCAAGCCCCCGTCATCTTCAGCCACAACGCTGCCAGGGCCGTCTGGCCCACCCAGCGCACCCGCGACGACGCCGAGCTCGTGGCCTGCGCCGAGCGCGGCGGCCTCGTCTGCGTCACTGCCGTGCCCAACTCGCTCAGCAGCGCGCCAGACCAGGACATCTCCTGCGTCCTCGACCAGTACGACTACCTGGTCAAGCGGCTGGGCGTCGAGCACGTCGGCATCGGCACCGACACGCTGATCGGCGACCACGTCGGCTTTCACCGGCAGGCGCTCTACCGAGGCGCAACCGACCGCCCGTTCCCCGCACCGTACCTGAACGGGCTGGAATCGCCGGCCGACGGCGCGAACATCGTTCGCGGACT